A single window of Syntrophotalea acetylenica DNA harbors:
- the pstA gene encoding phosphate ABC transporter permease PstA: protein MNKFWKNGEPCVWLTAAALSITLLMAATLIVVVLVNGLGVFWPSRVATATLDDGSMVMGEIVRREPVYEGRGERLQFKVGNRDLYGLDFRWVDETAIADLDYAGDTLALERMEYGNFYGRLIALSDVARTGVSGATPLEALRLAHRHVMDKKKELAALKERVTALNQRMDRMARKERDLLFRGRTAQDPAILELERQQSVLHRDFEELLQVQSELTASLLAHTATFADVSGREKTLPLLELVRFYRPNSMSFFSKVRYYAVRLAELLFDEPRESNTEGGLFPAIFGTVMLIFVMSLFSFPLGVLAAIYLREYARDGLVVRMVRIAVNNLAGIPSIVYGIFGLAFFVYGIGGSIDRLFFPEQLPTPTFGTGGILWASLTLSLLTVPVVIVATEEALGAIPNGVREGSLALGATKFQTLTRILLPMASPGIMTGLILAMARAAGEVAPLMITGVVKIAPALPLDGRFPFLHLDRKFMHLGFHIYDIGFQSPNVEAAKPMVFVTTLLLVLIVLVMSSVAIHLRNKMKKRYTYGTF from the coding sequence ATGAACAAATTCTGGAAAAATGGGGAACCCTGCGTCTGGCTGACCGCCGCGGCGCTTTCGATCACGCTGCTGATGGCTGCGACCCTCATTGTCGTGGTCCTGGTCAACGGGCTTGGTGTGTTCTGGCCGTCACGGGTGGCCACCGCCACCCTGGATGACGGCAGCATGGTCATGGGCGAGATCGTGCGTCGCGAGCCGGTTTATGAAGGCCGGGGCGAACGACTGCAATTCAAGGTCGGCAACCGGGATCTTTACGGACTGGATTTCCGGTGGGTGGATGAGACCGCTATCGCTGATCTCGACTATGCCGGGGATACCCTGGCGCTGGAACGCATGGAGTATGGGAATTTTTACGGACGACTGATCGCCCTGAGCGATGTGGCTCGAACAGGGGTGAGCGGCGCGACGCCGCTGGAGGCCCTGCGCCTTGCGCATCGCCATGTGATGGATAAGAAAAAAGAGCTGGCGGCGCTTAAAGAGCGGGTCACGGCCCTCAACCAACGCATGGACCGGATGGCTCGAAAAGAGCGGGATCTTTTATTCCGTGGCCGCACCGCGCAGGATCCGGCGATTCTGGAACTGGAACGGCAGCAGTCTGTGTTACACCGGGATTTTGAGGAGCTGCTGCAGGTCCAGTCGGAACTGACCGCCAGTCTGCTTGCCCATACGGCCACCTTCGCCGATGTATCGGGGCGCGAAAAGACCCTGCCGCTTCTGGAGCTTGTGCGGTTTTACCGGCCCAATAGCATGTCTTTTTTCAGCAAGGTACGCTACTACGCGGTCCGACTGGCGGAACTTCTGTTTGATGAGCCCCGTGAGTCGAACACCGAAGGCGGACTTTTCCCGGCCATTTTCGGCACAGTCATGCTGATTTTCGTCATGAGCCTGTTTTCCTTTCCCCTGGGCGTGCTGGCGGCGATCTATCTGCGCGAATATGCCCGTGACGGGCTGGTGGTGCGCATGGTACGCATCGCCGTTAACAATCTGGCCGGAATCCCGTCCATCGTGTACGGGATTTTCGGCCTGGCATTTTTCGTCTATGGCATCGGCGGCAGCATCGACCGCCTGTTTTTCCCCGAGCAGCTGCCCACTCCGACCTTCGGCACCGGGGGCATCCTCTGGGCAAGCCTGACGCTGTCGCTGCTCACGGTGCCGGTGGTAATCGTAGCCACCGAGGAGGCCCTGGGCGCCATCCCCAATGGCGTGCGGGAAGGATCTCTGGCACTCGGCGCCACCAAATTCCAGACATTGACCCGGATTCTGCTGCCCATGGCTTCGCCCGGCATCATGACCGGCCTGATTCTGGCCATGGCCCGCGCCGCCGGCGAGGTCGCGCCGCTGATGATCACCGGTGTAGTCAAAATCGCGCCGGCCTTGCCGCTGGATGGGCGTTTCCCCTTTCTGCACCTGGACCGCAAATTCATGCATCTGGGATTTCACATTTATGACATCGGTTTTCAGTCGCCGAATGTCGAGGCAGCCAAGCCCATGGTTTTCGTGACCACCTTGCTGCTGGTGCTGATTGTGCTGGTGATGAGCAGCGTGGCTATCCACCTGCGCAACAAGATGAAAAAACGCTATACTTACGGAACTTTTTAA
- a CDS encoding ABC transporter permease subunit, protein MNHKILKRVKRRDRIARLVITVGGMGIICSVVLILFLIARVSLPLFSKARAELVAQFPLPASMPAKHLVEAGLDDYLEHPFVVDQSGMVLFLAPPHGDIGQRISLPPPTAGASVRSVERFAGLFFGVLWSDGTQTLEQVRFTTRFDEQGQRLQGQEVVRLACFAPPADGVVSRARVRLADDGRRSQVALLKDGRLLVRQQLETENLFGETESLNHAFTLSGYPDEAITAVAFDKSGHTFYAGTDQGTLLRWDLSEAGDAVLVDRLPAYASRRAITALALVFGDVSLAVGDAEGGLSTWFPVRGSAGESQKHLQRIHTLSSHPSAVKTIYPSLRNKSLVSLNADGVLHLDHMTSERHLLRIAAGKPLLHSCLSSDGRGLFGIDADGMAYLWRLQSPHPEVSLKTLFGKVWYEGYDRPAHVWQSSAATDDFEPKMSLTPLIFGTVKGTFYAMLFAVPLAIFGAIYTSQFANPRLRGMIKPAVEVMAAIPSVIIGFLAALWFAPLLEKSIPALFMSLAFVPVFLLASILLWQVVCKHPCFKKLDRGVEFLLLAPVLVTAVVCAIKLGPVAEAALFGGNFKLWLFGETGIRYDARNNIIIAFALGFAVIPIIFTIAEDALSNVPGSLKAASLALGASRWQTVWRVVLPSGSPGIFAGTMIGFGRAIGETMIVLMATGNTAIMDWSIFNGMRPLSSNIAVEIPEAPVGGTLYRVLFLSAVLLFVMTFVLNTVAELVRQHLRKKYGRF, encoded by the coding sequence ATGAATCACAAAATCCTCAAGCGGGTAAAACGAAGGGATCGTATCGCGCGGCTGGTCATAACCGTGGGCGGCATGGGCATTATTTGCAGTGTTGTTTTGATCCTGTTTCTTATCGCCCGGGTCAGCCTTCCCTTGTTTTCGAAGGCGCGCGCCGAGCTGGTTGCCCAGTTTCCCCTGCCGGCATCGATGCCGGCAAAGCACCTTGTTGAAGCGGGCCTGGACGATTATCTGGAACACCCCTTTGTGGTGGATCAAAGCGGAATGGTGCTTTTTCTTGCGCCACCGCATGGCGATATCGGTCAAAGAATCAGCCTGCCGCCTCCCACGGCCGGGGCATCGGTGCGCAGCGTCGAGCGCTTCGCCGGGTTATTTTTCGGCGTTCTGTGGTCCGATGGTACCCAGACGCTGGAGCAGGTGCGTTTTACGACCCGTTTCGACGAGCAGGGGCAGCGTCTTCAGGGACAGGAGGTTGTACGCCTGGCTTGCTTCGCGCCCCCGGCTGACGGTGTCGTTTCCCGGGCCCGGGTGCGGCTGGCCGATGACGGTCGGCGCAGCCAGGTAGCTTTGCTGAAGGACGGCCGGTTGCTGGTGCGGCAACAGCTGGAGACTGAGAACCTGTTCGGTGAAACCGAATCGCTGAACCATGCATTTACCCTTTCAGGCTATCCGGACGAAGCGATTACCGCAGTTGCCTTTGACAAAAGCGGACATACCTTTTACGCCGGAACGGATCAGGGTACCCTGCTGCGCTGGGATCTTTCCGAGGCTGGCGACGCCGTGCTCGTGGATCGCTTGCCGGCCTATGCCAGCAGGCGCGCAATTACCGCGCTGGCCCTGGTTTTCGGGGATGTTTCGCTGGCTGTCGGCGACGCCGAAGGCGGGCTTTCCACCTGGTTCCCGGTCAGAGGGTCCGCGGGAGAAAGCCAAAAACATCTGCAGCGCATTCATACCCTGTCCAGCCACCCCTCCGCCGTGAAAACCATCTATCCTTCGCTGCGCAACAAGTCTCTGGTCAGCCTCAATGCCGACGGCGTTCTGCACCTCGATCACATGACCAGCGAGCGTCACCTGCTGCGTATTGCTGCCGGCAAGCCGTTGCTGCACAGCTGCCTGTCATCCGACGGACGGGGATTGTTCGGTATCGATGCCGATGGCATGGCCTACCTGTGGCGCCTGCAAAGTCCCCATCCGGAAGTCAGTCTGAAGACCCTGTTCGGCAAGGTCTGGTACGAGGGTTATGACAGGCCGGCGCATGTCTGGCAGTCGTCCGCCGCGACGGACGATTTTGAGCCGAAGATGAGTCTCACGCCCCTTATTTTCGGCACCGTCAAGGGGACCTTTTATGCCATGCTGTTTGCCGTGCCGCTGGCCATTTTCGGCGCCATTTATACCAGCCAGTTTGCCAATCCCCGCCTGCGCGGCATGATTAAACCGGCGGTGGAGGTAATGGCGGCGATCCCCTCGGTGATCATCGGTTTTCTGGCAGCCCTGTGGTTTGCGCCCCTGTTGGAAAAATCGATTCCGGCCCTGTTCATGAGCCTGGCCTTTGTGCCTGTGTTTCTGCTGGCGTCGATTCTTCTATGGCAGGTCGTCTGTAAACATCCATGTTTTAAAAAGCTCGATCGCGGTGTGGAATTTCTGCTTCTGGCGCCGGTGCTGGTGACCGCGGTGGTTTGCGCCATCAAGCTCGGGCCGGTGGCGGAAGCGGCTCTGTTCGGCGGCAATTTCAAACTCTGGTTGTTTGGCGAAACCGGCATCCGTTACGACGCGCGCAACAATATCATCATCGCTTTTGCGCTGGGATTCGCCGTCATACCGATTATTTTCACCATTGCCGAGGATGCGCTGTCCAATGTCCCGGGCAGTCTCAAGGCCGCTTCCCTGGCCCTGGGGGCCAGTCGCTGGCAAACGGTCTGGCGGGTGGTTCTGCCTTCCGGTAGCCCGGGAATTTTTGCCGGCACCATGATCGGCTTCGGGCGTGCCATCGGAGAGACCATGATTGTCCTCATGGCAACAGGCAATACCGCCATCATGGACTGGAGCATCTTCAACGGCATGCGGCCGCTGTCCTCCAATATCGCGGTGGAAATACCCGAAGCGCCGGTGGGCGGCACGCTTTACCGGGTGCTGTTTCTGTCTGCCGTCCTGCTGTTTGTGATGACCTTTGTGCTCAATACCGTGGCCGAGCTGGTTCGCCAGCACCTGCGGAAAAAATACGGCCGGTTCTGA
- a CDS encoding TOBE domain-containing protein, translated as MKKKKAMDISLTGDLWFRKSGQEFLGSRRIQLLEKVGELGSITKAGKAVGISYKTAWEQVEMLNNLSDRPLVVKTTGGRGGGGTRLTEAGEEVIRRFRLIQQEHERFLNSIGNHLQDGEGFYQFLRKINMKVSARNIWSGDIAQMQKGAINTLVTVALKGGDHICSLITNESVESLGLEIGAPVVAMAKAPAVMVIKELGKARLSACNILQGTVQRIIEGQVDCDVTLELPGGTTVSATLTLASDQSLDLREGDEAWAVVQESSVILGVV; from the coding sequence GTGAAAAAGAAAAAAGCAATGGATATCAGTCTGACCGGAGACCTCTGGTTCAGGAAATCCGGGCAGGAATTTCTTGGCAGCCGCCGCATCCAGCTACTGGAAAAGGTCGGCGAGCTGGGCTCGATCACCAAGGCCGGCAAAGCGGTCGGCATCAGTTACAAAACGGCCTGGGAGCAGGTGGAAATGCTCAACAACCTTTCGGACCGCCCGCTGGTCGTCAAAACCACCGGCGGCCGAGGAGGTGGCGGCACCCGGCTGACCGAGGCCGGCGAGGAAGTCATCCGTCGTTTCCGCTTGATTCAGCAGGAGCATGAACGATTTTTGAACTCCATCGGCAACCATTTGCAAGACGGCGAGGGGTTTTACCAATTTCTGAGGAAAATCAACATGAAAGTCAGTGCCAGAAACATCTGGTCCGGCGACATCGCGCAAATGCAAAAGGGGGCCATCAACACCCTGGTAACCGTGGCCCTCAAAGGTGGCGACCATATCTGCTCCCTCATCACCAATGAAAGCGTCGAGTCTCTAGGCCTTGAAATCGGCGCCCCGGTGGTGGCCATGGCCAAGGCGCCGGCGGTGATGGTCATCAAGGAGCTTGGCAAGGCCCGGCTCAGCGCCTGCAACATCCTGCAAGGCACGGTCCAGCGCATTATCGAAGGGCAGGTCGACTGCGATGTCACCCTCGAGCTGCCCGGTGGCACCACCGTCAGCGCCACCCTGACCCTGGCGAGCGATCAGAGTCTCGACCTGCGTGAGGGGGATGAAGCCTGGGCGGTCGTGCAGGAATCCAGCGTCATTCTCGGAGTCGTCTGA
- a CDS encoding nucleoside deaminase: MILPAICLSLPPWVADMLPPPDQVFTSPESRMTLALTLAQSNIRHGTGGPFGAAVFDLDSGRLIAAGVNIVTAANCSVAHAELMALMTAQRLIGCFSLLADGRNVELTSSTEPCAMCLGALPWAGIRQLACGARDADARAVGFDEGDKPSNWPDLLEKRGIRVLRDICRDQAVAVLQEYRRRGGIIYNGQV, encoded by the coding sequence ATGATTTTGCCTGCCATCTGCCTTAGCCTTCCGCCCTGGGTTGCCGACATGCTGCCGCCGCCCGACCAGGTCTTTACCTCGCCCGAAAGCCGCATGACGTTGGCCCTTACGCTGGCACAAAGCAATATCCGCCATGGCACAGGGGGGCCCTTTGGCGCTGCGGTCTTCGACCTTGACAGCGGTCGGCTTATTGCCGCCGGTGTCAACATCGTCACCGCCGCCAACTGCTCCGTGGCCCATGCCGAACTCATGGCGCTGATGACGGCGCAGCGCCTCATTGGCTGCTTTTCCCTGCTTGCCGACGGCCGCAACGTTGAACTGACCAGCAGCACCGAGCCCTGCGCCATGTGTCTCGGCGCCCTGCCCTGGGCCGGCATCCGGCAACTGGCCTGCGGCGCCCGCGATGCCGACGCCCGCGCGGTCGGCTTCGATGAAGGCGACAAGCCGTCAAACTGGCCGGATCTCCTGGAAAAGCGCGGTATCCGTGTATTGCGGGACATCTGCCGCGACCAGGCAGTGGCCGTGTTGCAAGAATACCGGCGACGCGGAGGGATAATTTATAACGGGCAGGTATGA
- the pstB gene encoding phosphate ABC transporter ATP-binding protein PstB, translated as MSETRAVTVTDPIVQVNDLAFYYGSSKALHGIDLDFPRNKVTALIGPSGCGKSTLLRCLNRMNDLVDGGRVEGSILLDGTEVNTPAMDVIELRRRVGMVFQKSNPFPKSIYENVVYGLRIAGIKDRALLDETVEKSLRHAALWDEVKDRLQESALGLSGGQMQRLCIARAIAVNPEVVLMDEPCSALDPKSTARVEELISDLREKYTIIIVTHNMQQAARVSDYTAFLFEGVLVEFGVTEHLFVKPLHKQTEDYITGRFG; from the coding sequence ATGAGTGAAACACGTGCCGTCACGGTGACGGATCCGATCGTTCAGGTCAATGATCTGGCCTTTTATTATGGCAGTTCCAAGGCTTTGCACGGCATTGACCTGGATTTTCCCCGCAATAAGGTTACGGCGTTGATCGGGCCTTCCGGTTGTGGCAAATCGACGCTGCTGCGCTGTCTCAACCGGATGAACGACCTGGTCGACGGCGGCCGTGTCGAAGGCAGCATTCTGCTCGATGGTACGGAAGTAAACACGCCGGCCATGGATGTTATCGAATTGCGCCGCCGGGTCGGCATGGTTTTTCAGAAATCCAATCCCTTCCCCAAATCGATTTATGAAAACGTTGTCTACGGCCTGCGCATCGCCGGGATAAAGGATCGGGCGCTGCTTGATGAAACCGTCGAAAAAAGCTTGCGCCACGCGGCGTTGTGGGATGAAGTCAAGGACCGTCTGCAGGAGTCGGCCCTCGGTCTGTCCGGTGGCCAGATGCAGCGCCTCTGTATCGCGCGGGCTATTGCTGTCAATCCGGAGGTGGTGCTCATGGACGAGCCCTGTTCAGCGCTCGATCCCAAGTCCACCGCCCGGGTCGAGGAACTGATCAGCGACCTGCGGGAAAAATACACCATTATCATTGTCACCCACAACATGCAGCAGGCGGCCCGGGTGTCGGACTATACCGCCTTTTTGTTCGAAGGGGTGCTGGTGGAGTTCGGCGTCACCGAGCACCTGTTTGTCAAGCCGCTGCACAAGCAGACCGAAGACTACATCACCGGCCGCTTTGGATGA
- a CDS encoding ATP-binding protein — translation MRRRPLFWQIYPSYILVILLAMIAAYWFFSRELRLFYLNEVKSDLEIRAVLFEERIRPLLLAKDEVALDRLCKELGTRAGTRFTAIAFSGEVVGDSLEDPGRMENHAGRPEVSQALRGQRADMVHFSRTLQQNMMYVAVPIRSGDRIVGAVRAARAVEDIHWNLEKVMREIVFSGLLVAFAAAVVGWFLSRRLSRPLEMMKRGAEEFAQGRFCNRLPATGSREICALAGAMNLMAAQLDDRIRTISRQRNEQQAVLTSMAEGVLALDNDERIIHLNRAAAELFQVSPEAVQGRRIQEVVRKADLQRFVERVLTSRVPVEGDILLPAATGDRHLQAHGTLLQDGEGKRLGVVVVLNDVTRLHRLENLRRDFVANVSHELKTPITCIKGSVETLMGGAMDRREDADRFLGIIAKQAERLNAIIDDLLDLSRIEQNQNEKAIELVPSSLRPVLQGAIYACDIKARDKGIELVLSCAPEITADINPPLLEQAVINLVDNAIKYSDAGGTVWIETQRDADQVTIRVRDQGCGIGQEHLPRLFERFYRVDKARSRRVGGTGLGLSIVKHIVQAHHGRVTVDSVPGQGSTFSIVLRAL, via the coding sequence ATGCGAAGAAGGCCATTGTTCTGGCAGATTTACCCGTCTTACATCCTGGTAATTCTGCTGGCGATGATTGCGGCGTACTGGTTTTTTTCCCGGGAATTGCGCCTGTTTTACCTGAACGAGGTCAAGTCGGATCTCGAAATCAGGGCGGTGTTGTTCGAGGAGCGGATCCGCCCTTTGCTGCTCGCAAAAGATGAGGTTGCGCTCGACCGCCTCTGCAAGGAGCTTGGCACGCGAGCGGGCACCCGCTTTACGGCCATCGCTTTTTCCGGTGAAGTGGTTGGCGATTCTCTCGAAGATCCGGGCAGAATGGAGAATCATGCCGGGCGGCCGGAGGTGTCGCAAGCGTTGCGCGGCCAACGGGCGGACATGGTGCATTTCAGTCGCACCCTGCAGCAGAACATGATGTATGTGGCGGTGCCGATACGCAGTGGGGATCGGATTGTCGGTGCCGTGCGCGCTGCCCGGGCTGTGGAGGATATCCACTGGAACCTCGAAAAAGTCATGCGCGAGATCGTTTTCAGCGGTCTGTTGGTCGCATTCGCCGCCGCAGTGGTCGGCTGGTTTCTGTCACGCCGGCTGAGCCGACCCCTGGAGATGATGAAGCGCGGTGCCGAGGAATTTGCCCAGGGCCGCTTCTGTAACCGGCTGCCAGCCACGGGGTCCCGGGAGATTTGCGCCCTGGCCGGCGCCATGAACCTGATGGCTGCTCAGCTCGACGATCGTATCCGCACCATTAGCCGGCAGCGCAACGAACAGCAGGCGGTTCTGACCAGTATGGCGGAAGGAGTTCTGGCGCTCGATAACGACGAGCGCATCATTCATCTGAACCGTGCCGCGGCAGAGCTTTTCCAGGTGTCGCCGGAGGCGGTGCAGGGCCGGCGGATTCAGGAAGTTGTGCGCAAGGCCGACCTGCAGCGGTTCGTGGAGCGGGTTCTGACCAGCAGGGTGCCGGTGGAAGGCGACATCCTGTTGCCCGCAGCCACGGGGGATCGCCACCTTCAGGCCCATGGCACGCTGTTGCAGGACGGAGAAGGGAAAAGGCTCGGAGTGGTTGTCGTACTCAACGATGTCACCCGGCTGCATCGCCTGGAGAACCTCCGCAGGGATTTTGTCGCCAATGTGTCCCATGAGTTGAAAACCCCCATAACCTGCATCAAGGGCTCGGTGGAAACCCTGATGGGCGGCGCCATGGATCGTCGGGAGGATGCGGATCGTTTTCTCGGCATCATTGCCAAGCAGGCGGAGCGGCTCAATGCCATTATCGACGACCTGCTCGATCTGTCCCGCATCGAGCAGAACCAGAACGAGAAGGCGATCGAACTGGTGCCTTCGTCGCTGCGGCCGGTGCTGCAGGGGGCCATTTACGCCTGCGATATCAAGGCCCGGGACAAGGGGATCGAGCTGGTGCTGTCGTGTGCCCCTGAAATAACAGCCGACATCAATCCGCCGCTGCTGGAGCAGGCGGTGATCAACCTTGTGGATAACGCCATCAAATACAGCGATGCCGGTGGCACCGTGTGGATCGAGACCCAACGCGACGCAGATCAGGTCACCATCCGCGTTCGGGACCAGGGGTGCGGCATCGGGCAGGAACACCTGCCGCGCCTGTTTGAACGTTTCTACCGGGTGGACAAGGCCCGCAGCCGTCGTGTCGGCGGCACCGGACTCGGGTTGTCCATCGTCAAGCATATTGTTCAGGCCCACCATGGCAGGGTGACGGTTGACAGTGTGCCGGGGCAGGGCAGCACCTTTTCCATTGTGTTGCGCGCCCTGTGA
- the phoU gene encoding phosphate signaling complex protein PhoU, translated as MHIAREIENLKKRLLALSAMVEESFERSVLALNRMDGTLARQVIGGDVVVDQTEVDIEEECLKVLALHQPVANDLRFIVSILKINNDLERIADLAVNIAERVIDLQQMERTPPPFDFVTMSAKVHDMVKKGLDSLVNLDPHLAREVISLDDEVDQMHHETYGLVIEQIKQHPDRIHGLICYLVISRYLERIADQTTNIAEDTLYLVEGKIVRHQL; from the coding sequence ATGCACATAGCGCGGGAAATAGAGAATCTCAAAAAAAGATTGCTGGCCTTGAGCGCCATGGTCGAGGAAAGCTTTGAACGTTCGGTGCTGGCGCTTAACCGGATGGATGGCACCCTTGCGCGGCAGGTGATCGGCGGGGATGTTGTGGTCGATCAGACCGAAGTCGATATCGAGGAAGAATGCCTCAAGGTGCTGGCGCTTCATCAGCCGGTAGCCAACGACCTGCGATTCATTGTTTCCATCCTTAAAATCAATAACGACCTGGAACGCATCGCCGACCTGGCGGTGAATATCGCCGAGCGGGTCATCGATCTGCAGCAGATGGAACGGACGCCGCCCCCCTTCGATTTTGTCACCATGTCGGCCAAGGTTCACGACATGGTCAAAAAAGGCCTCGATTCACTGGTCAATCTCGATCCGCACCTGGCCAGGGAGGTTATCAGCCTCGATGACGAGGTCGATCAGATGCACCACGAAACCTACGGTCTGGTTATCGAACAGATCAAGCAGCATCCCGACAGGATTCACGGCCTGATCTGCTACCTGGTCATTTCCCGATACCTGGAACGGATTGCCGACCAGACCACAAACATTGCCGAGGATACCCTGTATCTCGTCGAAGGCAAAATCGTTCGGCACCAGCTGTAA
- a CDS encoding PstS family phosphate ABC transporter substrate-binding protein: protein MSIDASKRWKKAVGMVLAAAVAVPLVAVGGHAETIKVDPGLGGYAKVQGVSGNLNSIGSDTLNNLMALWSEGFRKNYPNVNIQVEGKGSSTAPPALVEGTAQIGPMSRKMKREEIEAFEKKHGFKPTMVGVALDSLAVYVNKDNPIGSLSLSQVDAIFSKNRKGGYPSDIVTWGQAGLTGSWARQPISLYGRNSASGTYGYFKEKALFKGDYKDIVKEQPGSASVVLSVTEDRGGIGYSGIGYKTSGVKAIALSKETGAKAYAPNYENVLNGHYPLGRMLYLYVAKAPNKPLPKNVQEFLKYVLSKEGQEIVVKDGYLPLPADVAAKQLQALK from the coding sequence ATGAGCATCGATGCAAGCAAGCGATGGAAAAAAGCCGTTGGCATGGTGTTGGCCGCTGCGGTCGCGGTGCCGCTGGTGGCGGTGGGCGGGCACGCCGAAACCATCAAGGTGGATCCCGGGCTTGGCGGATACGCCAAGGTGCAGGGTGTGTCGGGCAACCTGAACTCCATCGGTTCGGACACCCTGAACAATCTGATGGCGCTGTGGTCCGAAGGGTTTCGCAAAAACTATCCCAATGTCAATATCCAGGTTGAAGGCAAGGGTTCCAGCACCGCACCGCCGGCTTTGGTGGAAGGCACCGCGCAGATCGGGCCCATGTCCCGCAAGATGAAGCGGGAAGAGATCGAGGCTTTCGAGAAAAAACACGGCTTCAAACCGACCATGGTAGGGGTCGCCCTCGATTCGCTGGCTGTCTACGTCAACAAGGACAACCCGATCGGCAGCCTTTCCCTGTCACAGGTCGACGCGATTTTTTCCAAGAACCGCAAGGGAGGGTATCCCTCGGATATCGTCACCTGGGGACAGGCCGGCCTGACCGGTTCCTGGGCACGGCAGCCGATCAGCCTCTACGGTCGTAACAGCGCATCGGGTACTTATGGCTATTTCAAGGAAAAAGCCCTGTTCAAAGGCGATTACAAAGATATCGTCAAAGAACAGCCCGGTTCGGCCTCCGTCGTGCTGTCGGTCACCGAAGACCGTGGCGGTATCGGTTATTCCGGCATCGGTTACAAAACCTCCGGGGTCAAGGCTATCGCCCTTTCCAAGGAAACTGGCGCGAAGGCATACGCACCCAACTACGAAAATGTTCTGAATGGCCATTATCCGCTGGGCCGCATGCTCTACCTCTATGTGGCCAAGGCCCCCAACAAGCCGCTGCCTAAAAACGTCCAGGAATTTCTGAAATATGTCCTGTCGAAAGAGGGTCAGGAAATCGTGGTCAAGGATGGCTACCTGCCTCTGCCGGCGGATGTGGCAGCCAAACAGCTCCAGGCTCTGAAGTGA
- a CDS encoding FRG domain-containing protein, translated as MNEIRVRSYDELQKELFADSWNRDIGRFRSRFAFRGLSDARYVLKTTLMRLGGPYATLERHLMRNFKKYAHRSAVDADAFWNWMSVAQHYGLPTRMLDWTYSPLVAMHFATANICKFNLDGAIWAVNYVKTHQLLPQPLRDRLEAEGANVFTVEMLNEAIPSLQDLQALSRDNAALFLEPPSMEDRIVNQFAFFSVMSDPQRTLCDFLHEHPGIWRKIIIPAELKWEIRDKLDQSNITERVMFPGLDGLSLWLKRHYSPRCIEECELLQGIEAQLPRHGA; from the coding sequence ATGAATGAAATCCGCGTTCGCAGCTATGACGAACTGCAGAAGGAGCTGTTTGCCGACTCATGGAACCGGGATATCGGTCGGTTTCGCTCGCGGTTCGCCTTTCGCGGCCTGTCGGATGCGCGCTATGTCCTGAAAACGACCCTGATGCGCCTCGGCGGCCCTTACGCCACCCTGGAGCGTCACCTGATGCGCAACTTCAAAAAGTACGCGCATCGTTCGGCCGTGGACGCCGACGCCTTCTGGAACTGGATGTCGGTGGCCCAGCATTACGGATTGCCTACCCGGATGCTCGACTGGACCTATTCGCCCCTGGTGGCGATGCACTTCGCCACCGCCAACATCTGCAAGTTTAACCTTGACGGCGCCATCTGGGCGGTCAATTACGTCAAGACCCACCAGCTCCTGCCGCAACCGCTGCGCGACCGGCTCGAAGCGGAAGGAGCCAACGTCTTTACCGTCGAAATGCTCAATGAAGCGATCCCCAGCCTGCAGGACCTGCAGGCTCTGTCTCGCGACAATGCCGCCCTGTTTCTCGAACCACCATCCATGGAAGACCGCATCGTCAACCAGTTTGCGTTCTTTTCGGTGATGTCCGACCCGCAGCGAACCCTGTGTGATTTTCTCCATGAACATCCCGGAATCTGGCGCAAAATCATCATCCCCGCCGAGTTGAAGTGGGAAATCCGCGACAAACTCGATCAATCCAACATCACCGAGCGGGTCATGTTCCCCGGCCTCGACGGACTGAGCCTCTGGCTGAAACGTCATTACAGCCCCCGCTGTATCGAGGAATGCGAGCTGTTGCAGGGAATCGAGGCACAGCTGCCTCGGCACGGCGCATGA